The nucleotide sequence atcttcatgtgttcaatgcagctcattacacggcaagaggtgatgtggtatggcataactgagctaggcttaaggctaacaaaagaacaaaataaTGTTTGCCGTTATGGCTAATGGGACAATATAGGCCCcaaggccaaaggtcactcacaacttaatatagtaaactatagccatagtgaaattgtatgttgactttaaatggttctcatcattgctggttgcctttccttccacttacagtggtgtagacttaatgcaaatagtttgagaataatggctacaatctttgtctgtaaaagcaacattttagttattctcactgcttgaaatgagaagtatagcctaaccatattagatctgttgcatgaatggcagagataactcaaattccctttctacagtcatctaaacaaggcaatcaaattccaggaccagcatagatgacttttttaaattcttggataatcttctctggtgccaatcgagcatttctcaattttggattaaaaagcaaagaaacttcagttactgagaattgtaccgagtaaaatattactgaaattgtattggtaatgccttacattactgcattgcagcaaaaagcaatgcattactgtaattacattacttttttaatgcattactcccaacactgcaaATGAGTGGATGATCAGTTTGACTAAATCTCCAATGTAGATGCTCCTGTCCTAGCTGGGTGTATGGTTTTTAGTTGTGCCCTTTATTCTGTGGTGGTGTCTCTGAtctaagccccccccccctctctctctacaggcAGACCCGGCAGCCCTGGAAGGAGAGGGCTCACAGGATTCCAAGGTCGTCCAGGATTCATGGGCAGACCAGGACTAAAAGGTTTGATTTCATACTGGAAAACATACCTGCATATATCGTGTTTAGTGGTAAATATGTTGTAGGTAATTTATTTAAGGCACTAGAATGAAGGTCATGTTGTGTTTGGCATGATTGTGAAAATCTTTGTAATGAAGACCTTGGCTAAACATGGCTATTATGGGTATCATACAATGAGAACAGTGATCGGATTGAATGTGCATTGGGTGTGTATTATTTGAATGCATCTGTAGTCACCTGAGTGCAGATTTCACCTGTGCCCATTATCTCCCACACCTGGCCCTATCCCACAGGTGAGAAGGGAGACGAGGGTCTGAAAGGAGACAAAGGCCCTGTGGGATTCACCGGAGCCAAGGGAGAGCGCGGCTTCAAAGGTGAGTTTGCAcctgtggttctctctctctctctttctctcatacacacacacacacacacacacacacacacacacacacacacacacacacacacacacacacacaagcttggcCTGTTTACCACAGGAAAAGTTTGTTAACGTTCTAATCATTTAAAACATAGAATGGAATAGAATAGTATCCTTTCTTCTATACCTTTTTTACATTATTTGGGCAGATTATCCATTTTGACAAAAGAGATGACATTTTCCGACTGTGTTTCAGGTGATAAAGGAGACGCTGGTGTAGCTGGACCTCCAGGCCTAGCGGGACCCAAGGGGGATGACGGAGAGTGCCCTGAAACATGCGAGCCTGTGCAGGGTTCTGCCGGAGAACCGGGCCTTCCTGGACCTGTCGGACCCAGAGGTCTGCCTGGGGTAGCTGGGGTGGCAGGACCAAAGGGGATGAAGGGCGACATGGGCGTCATGGGGTTGTCCGGTCAGCCTGGGCCCGCCGGACCAAAGGGTGAGCAGGGGCAGGAGGGTGAGTGCAACTGCCAGGATGGAGACACAGGGGCCCCCGGCACCCAGGGGCCTAAAGGCGAGATGGGCGACCAGGGGCAGCAGGGTCccaagggggatgggggggccGCCGGCCCCAAGGGTGACCAAGGAGACATGGGCATGACGGGCATGCCCGGGCCCTGCACCCCGACTGTCCAGTCGGCCTTCTCCGCCGCGCTGGCGTACCCCTTCCCGATGCCCAACAGGCCCGTCCCATTCCCTGCCGTGCTCAACAACATGCAGGGCCACTTCAACCCCTCGCTGGGCATGTACACGGCGCCCGCCAACGGCACCTACGTCTTCAGCTACCACCTGACAGTGTACAACCGCGTGCTCAAGGTGGGCCTCTTCCACAACTTCCAGCCGGTGGTGAAGACCACGGAGTCGGCCGAGCTGGGCACGGCCTCCCAGACAGTGGTGCTGCACCTCAACCAAGGGGACCTGGTGTGGCTCCAGGTGAAGGACAGCATCACCAACGGCATATACACCAGCAACGAGGCCAGCAGCACTTTCTCCGGCTACCTGCTGCAACCCGACAACTGCGACGTGGCCCACTTCCGAGACTTCTGGCCCGAGCCTATCAAGGGAGAGTACAACTGGGGAGAGCTGGAGATGCCCACCACGGCCGCCCCGACCATGACCCCCTAAAGCCTCCCAGAGCACTCTGGAAGTCACATTCCCACCACCAACTTTCCTGACAGCATCCTCAATGATATTCCTACCGTCATTCAAAACAACCATCCATACCTCTTTCCGATTTCTTAGGAGGACGTTCCAGAATGGTTTAGATCTTGTACTGCACAAACATTCATATATTACTGATTTAATGAGTTTTAATTATATATCATAGATTGACTTTGAAACTACCCATAATTAAGCTCTGCACTACTGTCaaaatgaatatatattttttcaataaCTCTCTAAAGACAAGTACTCAGTCATTCTCTCATTCTATAGTCTGATGTGCGTGTTTTCTTCCCATGCTGTGTCACTCCATCGTTGTAAGCTATGTttaagtgagtgtgtttgcattgtAATCTGATTAGCACCTCATTGTTGCATCTCCTTCAACGGTGTAGGTTTCCCCTGAGGACCACAGTAGGACTTGTCTCCTGGCAAAACCCTTTAGAACCTGTCCTTTTGTAAAGTGATCAGAGCCCATGTCCTGGGACATCagacactctctgtctctccacccACTCCCAAAAGGCTGGCGTCTGAATAGCAGGACCCCATTAGGGGGATCCATAGAGGAAGTGAGGGCGTACCCCATAAAGAGGGTGGGAAAAGTCACATAGGGACGAAGGCCTGCAATTAGGTCAAGTTCTGATGGGAGTAGCCCACAAGTACCCTCCAAGCCCTGGAAGTGCTGTTATGGCTCTGCTGGTGATGTGACCAAGTGATGAAGAGGAAACAGAAGAAGAGAAACAGGCCTGAGAGTCTGGGTCCTCTGGTCTGTATTAGAGTAATGGTCTGGGTCCTCTGGTCTGTATTAGAGCCTTGTTATTGGCTTCATGCTGGATAGCTACAGTTCCGATGCCTCACCTTCCAAAACACACTGCATGAGTTGATTCCAATTCATATTCAGCTGTTCTAATGTTTTACTCTGTACATTGTTTGTCCTTGATAAATAAACTATTGATCCAAATGTCTCCTAGTTATATTTGGGGTACTGTTACAGATGGGGTGAAAGATGTTTCATCTCTATATACATTACACAAGTtacaacccaataaaatacaaacatacatgtaaGTAATCAAATAGTTTATATCATGAATGTCAACAATTTCAGTACACTACTTtttgaagaaaagaagaaacatTTCAGTTACAATACATGAGCCCTATGTGATATTCCTCTTCAAGTGAAGTACCAAACTAAGTATATAATGTCCAAGATGTCCATAAGTATTTATATACATTCACAAATCCATTTACTCTGCCTAGAACCTCCTACAAGCCTTAAAATAGGTCTATGTGGCGTGCTCCACTGGGAAGGTATTGTCTAAAATAGAACATAGTGCATATGGGAATATTTCGCTTGGTGTTGCTTTCAAAGAGGTCTGGAAAAAATCAGCGCATATGGAGCTGTGTAGCCTGTGATGGTGGGACAGACAAAGAGGCCTTCATACAGGAGAAACATAAAACCCATAACGCACAGCGTACATACGGGAGCCTATGGCTCTTCACGCTACAACATCTGTCATGTTCAACCACTGTCAcggatggtgggggtggggggctacTGTAGTACATCCTGTTTATGGAAGGATTTAAGTATAGCATAAGtttatatactcttttaatcctgtgagggaaatttggtctcagcatttatcccaatccgtgaattagtgaaacacacacagcacacagtgaggtgaagcacacactaatcccggcgcagtggggtgaaatatgtttcatctctatatacattacacaagttacaacccaataaaatacaaacatacatgtaaGTAATCAAATAGTTTATATCATGAATGTCAACAATTTCAGTACACTATTTtttgaagaaaagaagaaacatTTCAGTTACAATACATGAGCCCTATGTGATATTCCTCTTCGAGGAAAGTACCAAACTAAGTATATAATGTCCAAgatgcctgcaacaacagcggcgttcggggagcagtgaggggttaggtgccttgctcaagggcacttcagcactactggtcggggttcgaaccggcaaccctccggttacaggtccgaagtgctaaccagtaggccacggctgcccattatTCAGATTCTGGTGGTTGGCTGCAGCAGGATGGTGAATAAGACCAACTGCTTTGTCCAAAAATCTCTGGCCCTCTAATGAAGACGTTTCTCTCCCAAGATGTATTGTGGATCACACACATCAACCTCTGCTGAGCGTCAGACAGTATTAGACCTATGGCTACCTAGACACCTACAGCTGGCTATGGAAGCATATTACTCTCAGCAGGTCCAGACTGTTTTTCAGCAGACTCCTTTCTAGGTCGACTCCTGAGACGGTCGACGTCTTTCTGTCCGAGGTGGGGATGAGGGGGCAGTGAGGTGCGCCAGGTGGAGATGCCGAGCTCCTGTGCCTGatacccccacacccccacgcTCCAACCCGTGCCCGTGTTTCTCAGCCCTCGGCAGGGgagtcctcctcctccccgaTGATGCCCTTCAGGTAGACGCGCTTGAACTCCTGAAACTCAAGATCTCCCTCACTGCAGGGACAAATAACACGTGTGACCAAactaacccaacacacacacagacaccacaacaCATAGACATGAACGAACACATGGATGCGATTGcgaacacacataaacagacacactgaTCACGGACGCACACAATACATTTAAGCCGAACCACAAACATATACAGATAAAGGCATATCACTCATATACGGAACCCTAGAGGGgtgcaagatattttttggtGGGCTATATATCCAGAaaatgtgtgctcattttactaattacagggttcctacacattttccatttcaaaattccataatTTTTCCATATTCCAATTTCCAAAGTTCCAGATTTTTCTGATCATAATCTTGAAATTGCGGCCACTTCTGGTTTGAGATAACtcggtgaaaaaaaaaacgtatggacaactgaagtgaataaaaaaaaatgacacttaatattcGTCCATTTAGTCAGGTCATTTTTCTATGAGCCAGCTGGCAATTTGTAATCGCTCAAtccagttgtcatcaacttcaGACTGTAACACTTTTGCCATTCTATCTGGCGCATCACAGTTTCCAATGAATAAATACAACCACAAGGTTTTGTTTTCACCGAGCGGAGCTCATagaccaggggtgtcaaactcatattaggtagtgggatttgttggaatgagacctcgtgGTGGGCCGTCATGGTCATcattttctgcatgggtatcagagtgttATTTGATGATATCACTTGAGCAAACAAGTAAAaataatgtactgctgtcatatactgctctttctctcttgaaatgctCTACTTCCATGTTAGTTGTTTTGCTTCTTCCTTCCTGAaaatggtttgtagtgctaggttatcaatttatcatatcatagagaTGTTGCTTATTACACtttgttgaagacaactggatgtgatattttttttctaattttcccttcctacccaaaacatctggggggctgtatgaaacctgctggcgggcctaATCTGTTTTTTGTTAGTTAATGTTAACTTGATAActttaatgttattttaatgtaatataatatgcTACTATGTTGTATGCTAATACTCTAATATACAGAAAACTGTGACAAGACATGAGCACCATAAGACCTAGAACTGCACACATGTTGCCATTTTAGATCTATATATCAGAAAACTCACACTTGCCCATTGTTGGATCATTTTCGTTGAGGAAGTGCGGTGTTGGAAGGTGCACTCACATTTTTAATTTTCCGTAGATACAGCTTAGCCTACATATGATAGAGTCTAGTTCACTGCTGGCTGAGGCCTCAgaaatcagatttttttctgaGGACCCTCATAAAATTGTATCTTGGCAATGTGGACTGAGAGTTAAGCTACACAAAGCACAACATACTAAAATAggaccacaatttagtaaaatgagcacacaacatACTAAAATAggaccacaatttagtaaaatgagcacacaacatACTAAAATAggaccacaatttagtaaaatgagcacacaacatACTAAAATAggaccacaatttagtaaaatgagcacacaacatACTAAAATAggaccacaatttagtaaaatgagcacacaacatACTAAAATAggaccacaatttagtaaaatgagcacacaacatACTAAAATAggaccacaatttagtaaaatgagcacacaacatACTAAAATAggaccacaatttagtaaaatgagcacacaacatACTAAAATAggaccacaatttagtaaaatgagcacacaacatACTAAAATAggaccacaatttagtaaaatgagcacacaacatACTAAAATAggaccacaatttagtaaaatgagcacacaacatACTAAAATAggaccacaatttagtaaaatgagcacacaacatACTAAAATAggaccacaatttagtaaaatgagcacacaacatACTAAAATAggaccacaatttagtaaaatgagcacacaacatACTAAAATAggaccacaatttagtaaaatgagcacacaacatACTAAAATAggaccacaatttagtaaaatgagcacacaacatACTAAAATAggaccacaatttagtaaaatgagcacacaacatACTAAAATAggaccacaatttagtaaaatgagcacacaacatACTAAAATAggaccacaatttagtaaaatgagcacacaacatACTAAAATAggaccacaatttagtaaaatgagcacacaacatACTAAAATAggaccacaatttagtaaaatgagcacacaacatACTAAAATAggaccacaatttagtaaaatgagcacacaacatACTAAAATAggaccacaatttagtaaaatgagcacacaacatACTAAAATAggaccacaatttagtaaatggttcattatgacctgagtAGTGATTAGTACTGTAGCTGCAATAGTCTGGAATTACAGATATTTCTCCATacactttttccttttttccatacttatccagacctggaaatgactaaaatcaaattccatacttttccataCCGCATAGGAACCCTGTAAttagtgtgctcattttactaaattgtgctctcattttactaaattgtgctctatttgtgctctcattttactaaTTTGTGCTCTATTTGTGCTCTCATTTGACTTATTTGTGCTCTATTTG is from Alosa alosa isolate M-15738 ecotype Scorff River chromosome 15, AALO_Geno_1.1, whole genome shotgun sequence and encodes:
- the LOC125308570 gene encoding inner ear-specific collagen, which codes for MTRFTCGSTMRSLVALLLGVAACSAMTPPPYPPPGTDYNIDRGRMLPSNDPMMMGDMGEMTGDFDTSYCEMLLNSPVPPTADQVPWFCICHSCKGTPGPKGERGDLGLQGRPGSPGRRGLTGFQGRPGFMGRPGLKGEKGDEGLKGDKGPVGFTGAKGERGFKGDKGDAGVAGPPGLAGPKGDDGECPETCEPVQGSAGEPGLPGPVGPRGLPGVAGVAGPKGMKGDMGVMGLSGQPGPAGPKGEQGQEGECNCQDGDTGAPGTQGPKGEMGDQGQQGPKGDGGAAGPKGDQGDMGMTGMPGPCTPTVQSAFSAALAYPFPMPNRPVPFPAVLNNMQGHFNPSLGMYTAPANGTYVFSYHLTVYNRVLKVGLFHNFQPVVKTTESAELGTASQTVVLHLNQGDLVWLQVKDSITNGIYTSNEASSTFSGYLLQPDNCDVAHFRDFWPEPIKGEYNWGELEMPTTAAPTMTP